A stretch of the Bacillus sp. B-jedd genome encodes the following:
- the smpB gene encoding SsrA-binding protein SmpB — protein MPKGVGKTVAQNKKAYHDYFIEETYEAGIVLQGTEIKSIRAGKVQLKDSYARIHNGEMFLYSVHISPYEQGNRYNHDPLRTRKLLLHKREIIKLLGETKEAGFALIPLKMYLKNGYAKVLIGLAKGKKKYDKREDLKQKEAKRDIERAFRERQKM, from the coding sequence ATGCCTAAAGGAGTAGGAAAAACAGTCGCGCAAAATAAAAAAGCGTACCATGATTATTTTATAGAAGAAACGTATGAGGCTGGTATTGTACTGCAGGGAACCGAGATAAAATCGATCCGCGCCGGCAAGGTTCAGCTGAAGGACTCTTATGCGAGGATCCATAACGGCGAAATGTTCCTCTACAGCGTCCATATTTCCCCGTATGAACAAGGGAACCGCTACAACCATGATCCGCTCCGGACACGGAAGCTGCTTTTGCACAAAAGGGAAATAATAAAGCTGCTCGGTGAAACGAAGGAAGCTGGCTTTGCGCTCATCCCGCTGAAGATGTACTTGAAAAACGGTTATGCGAAAGTACTAATTGGCCTCGCAAAAGGGAAGAAGAAGTACGATAAGCGTGAAGATTTGAAGCAGAAGGAAGCAAAACGCGACATCGAACGCGCCTTCCGTGAACGCCAGAAAATGTAA
- the rnr gene encoding ribonuclease R: MRDEAYKPLTVQELEEAFGIEDSADFKEFVKALVQMEEKGLVVRTRSNRYGLPQKMNLIRGKVAGHAKGFAFVMPEEPGMDDIFIPPNETNNAMHGDTVLVRVSSETSGERREGTIVRILERGITQMVGTYVESKSFGFVIPDEKKFAGDIFIPKAANGGAVEGHKVVVKIVNYPEGRTSAEGEVIQILGHKNDPGVDILSVIYKHGLPLAFPEEVIAQANSVPDEIDERDMTGRRDLRDQVIVTIDGADAKDLDDAVTVTKLDNGNYKLGVHIADVSHYVTEGSPIDREAEERGTSVYLVDRVIPMIPHRLSNGICSLNPKVNRLTLSCEMEIDSVGHVVNHEIFQSVIKTTERMTYFDVNKILVDKDEETRSNYEALVPMFEQMEELASILRKKRMDRGAIDFDFKESKVLVEEDGKPTDVVIRERSVAERLIEEFMLAANETVAEHFHWMEVPFIYRIHEDPKEEKLRRFFEFITNFGYFVRGTANDVHPRALQSIIEEVQGKPEEMVVSTVMLRSMQQAKYYPESLGHFGLSTEFYTHFTSPIRRYPDLIVHRLIRTYLINGKLDEATREKWNARLPEIAEHTSKMERRAVDAERETDELKKAEYMEDKIGEEYDGIISSVTNFGMFVELPNTIEGLVHVSYMTDDYYRYDERQFAMIGERTGNVFRIGDEITVRVINVNKDERSIDFEIVGMKGTRRERSGEGRIFRTGGSDKKPTRGKTGGSRGSSTGGGGKTEGGRGSSSGEGGAPKAKKKRKFYENAPRNKSAKRKKR, encoded by the coding sequence ATGAGGGATGAAGCGTACAAGCCGCTGACGGTCCAGGAGCTGGAGGAAGCATTCGGAATCGAGGATTCAGCCGACTTCAAGGAGTTCGTCAAAGCACTCGTCCAGATGGAGGAGAAGGGGCTGGTCGTCAGGACACGCTCGAACCGCTACGGCCTGCCGCAAAAAATGAACCTCATCCGCGGCAAGGTTGCCGGCCACGCGAAAGGATTCGCGTTCGTCATGCCAGAGGAACCGGGCATGGATGATATTTTCATTCCGCCAAATGAAACAAACAATGCGATGCACGGCGATACGGTGCTAGTCCGTGTATCGTCGGAAACATCGGGCGAGCGAAGGGAAGGGACGATTGTCCGGATTCTTGAGCGCGGCATTACCCAGATGGTCGGAACGTATGTCGAAAGCAAGAGCTTCGGCTTCGTCATTCCCGACGAGAAAAAGTTCGCTGGCGACATTTTCATTCCGAAGGCAGCGAACGGCGGCGCGGTCGAGGGCCACAAAGTTGTCGTGAAAATCGTCAACTATCCGGAAGGCCGGACGAGCGCCGAGGGCGAGGTCATTCAAATTCTCGGCCATAAGAACGACCCGGGCGTCGATATTCTCTCGGTCATCTATAAGCATGGCCTGCCGCTCGCGTTTCCTGAAGAAGTCATTGCGCAGGCAAATTCAGTGCCGGATGAAATTGATGAGCGTGACATGACTGGCCGCCGTGATTTGCGTGATCAAGTCATTGTGACAATCGACGGAGCCGATGCGAAGGACCTGGACGATGCAGTTACGGTCACTAAGCTTGACAATGGCAACTACAAACTTGGCGTCCATATCGCCGACGTCAGCCATTATGTGACAGAAGGCTCACCGATTGATCGGGAAGCGGAAGAGCGCGGGACAAGTGTGTACCTCGTCGATCGGGTCATCCCGATGATTCCGCACAGGCTGTCAAATGGCATCTGTTCCCTTAATCCGAAGGTGAATCGCCTGACGCTGTCCTGTGAAATGGAAATCGATTCCGTAGGACATGTCGTCAATCATGAGATTTTTCAAAGCGTCATTAAGACGACGGAACGGATGACGTACTTTGACGTAAACAAGATTCTCGTCGACAAGGACGAGGAAACCCGCAGTAACTACGAAGCGCTTGTTCCGATGTTCGAGCAGATGGAGGAGCTTGCTTCCATTTTGCGCAAAAAAAGAATGGACCGCGGCGCGATTGATTTCGACTTTAAGGAATCAAAGGTGCTGGTCGAGGAAGATGGCAAGCCGACTGACGTTGTTATCCGTGAGCGCTCTGTCGCCGAGCGGCTAATCGAGGAATTCATGCTTGCTGCCAACGAAACGGTCGCAGAGCATTTCCACTGGATGGAGGTGCCGTTCATCTACCGGATTCACGAAGACCCGAAGGAGGAAAAGCTGCGCCGGTTCTTCGAGTTCATTACGAACTTCGGCTATTTTGTCAGGGGAACTGCCAACGATGTCCATCCGCGTGCGCTCCAAAGCATTATTGAAGAAGTCCAGGGCAAGCCGGAGGAAATGGTCGTTTCAACCGTCATGCTGCGCTCGATGCAGCAGGCAAAATATTATCCTGAAAGCCTCGGGCACTTCGGGCTTTCAACCGAATTTTATACGCATTTCACTTCCCCGATCCGCCGCTATCCGGACTTGATTGTCCATCGGTTGATCAGGACGTACTTGATAAATGGCAAGCTTGATGAGGCAACCCGTGAAAAATGGAACGCAAGGCTGCCGGAGATTGCAGAGCATACGTCCAAAATGGAACGTCGCGCCGTCGACGCCGAGCGTGAAACCGACGAGCTGAAAAAAGCGGAATACATGGAGGACAAAATCGGCGAAGAATACGATGGTATCATTTCCTCGGTGACAAACTTCGGTATGTTTGTCGAGCTGCCGAATACTATTGAGGGACTTGTCCATGTCAGTTACATGACAGACGATTATTATCGCTATGATGAGCGCCAGTTTGCGATGATCGGCGAGCGAACCGGCAACGTCTTCCGAATCGGCGACGAAATCACCGTCCGCGTCATCAACGTCAATAAAGACGAGCGGTCGATTGATTTTGAAATCGTCGGCATGAAAGGGACAAGGCGCGAGCGGAGCGGGGAAGGCCGCATCTTCCGGACGGGCGGTTCTGATAAAAAGCCGACCCGTGGCAAAACCGGCGGAAGCCGCGGTTCCTCAACTGGTGGAGGCGGAAAGACTGAAGGCGGACGCGGCTCTTCCTCAGGTGAAGGCGGCGCGCCAAAGGCGAAAAAGAAACGCAAATTCTACGAAAACGCCCCGAGAAACAAGAGTGCCAAGCGAAAGAAGCGTTAA
- a CDS encoding alpha/beta hydrolase: MKVQPPKPFTFEAGPRAVLLLHGFTGNSADVRMLGRFLEKKGYTSHAPHYKGHGVPPEELVKTGPDDWWQDVLEGYQFLKEKGYDEIAVAGLSLGGVFSLKLGYTVPVKGIIPMCAPMDFKSEERLYQGVLAYAREYKQHEGKTEFEINQEMAEFRKTPMKTLKSLQQLILDVRDHVDLIYAPLLVVQGRLDHMVDIDSANIIYSQAESTDKKLNWYEESGHVITLDKEKDQLHEDVYTFLESLDWKE; this comes from the coding sequence ATGAAAGTACAACCACCAAAGCCGTTTACATTCGAAGCCGGGCCGCGGGCGGTGCTTCTGCTTCACGGGTTCACAGGAAACTCGGCGGACGTCCGCATGCTGGGCCGATTCCTGGAGAAGAAGGGGTATACAAGCCACGCGCCGCACTATAAAGGGCATGGCGTTCCGCCGGAGGAACTGGTGAAAACCGGTCCCGATGACTGGTGGCAGGACGTTCTTGAAGGCTATCAATTTTTGAAAGAAAAGGGCTATGACGAGATTGCTGTCGCCGGTCTGTCGCTGGGAGGGGTATTCTCCTTGAAGCTTGGTTACACTGTACCTGTAAAGGGTATTATTCCGATGTGCGCGCCGATGGATTTCAAGAGTGAGGAAAGGCTTTATCAGGGCGTTCTTGCCTATGCCCGCGAGTATAAGCAGCATGAGGGCAAAACTGAATTTGAAATCAATCAGGAGATGGCTGAGTTCCGAAAAACGCCGATGAAGACGCTTAAGTCACTTCAGCAGTTGATCCTGGATGTCAGGGATCATGTCGATTTGATTTACGCGCCACTTCTCGTTGTCCAGGGCCGGCTTGACCATATGGTGGACATAGATAGTGCCAATATTATTTACAGTCAGGCAGAATCCACCGACAAAAAGCTCAATTGGTACGAGGAATCCGGCCACGTTATTACGCTCGATAAGGAAAAAGATCAGCTTCATGAAGACGTATATACGTTTTTGGAAAGCCTGGATTGGAAAGAATAA
- the secG gene encoding preprotein translocase subunit SecG — MHALLVTLLVIVSIGLIVVVLLQSGRSAGLSGAISGGAEQLFGKQKARGIDLVLHRITVVLAVLFFILTIAVTYFKL; from the coding sequence ATGCATGCATTGCTCGTAACGCTTTTAGTTATCGTATCCATTGGACTTATCGTAGTGGTCTTACTGCAATCAGGCCGCAGCGCGGGACTTTCCGGCGCGATTTCAGGCGGAGCGGAACAGCTTTTTGGCAAGCAAAAAGCGCGTGGAATCGACTTGGTCCTTCATCGGATTACGGTTGTTCTTGCGGTTCTGTTCTTCATCCTGACAATTGCCGTAACGTATTTTAAGCTTTAA
- a CDS encoding DUF7916 family protein, whose amino-acid sequence MKRILDCTASDFAKMTGQDIKKSIIASEGRTLVSEVIGSFSPYYPAVTNAEMAAAFGADLILVNFFDVFNPEMLGMSNDEPEEIVRELKKLVGRPVGLNLEPVDLSAEKLETLNELPEGRIATERSLKRAKELGFDFVCLTGNPKTGVSNPEIQKAIAVTREVFGPEGLIIAGKMHGAGVAGETGSTIMNEDTLHGFIEAGADIILIPSPGTVPGFSVEKTAKLVDIVHEKGALAILTTGTSQEGSDEATVRQIALNSKMAGADLYHIGDAGANGIALPENIMAYSIVVRGKRHTYIRMAASVRR is encoded by the coding sequence TTGAAAAGAATCCTTGATTGTACAGCATCTGATTTTGCGAAAATGACCGGTCAGGATATTAAAAAGTCAATTATTGCGTCTGAAGGAAGGACACTCGTATCTGAAGTTATCGGATCATTTTCCCCATATTATCCGGCTGTAACAAATGCAGAAATGGCCGCGGCCTTTGGCGCCGACCTGATCCTCGTCAACTTTTTCGATGTCTTTAACCCGGAAATGCTGGGGATGAGCAATGATGAACCAGAAGAAATCGTCCGCGAATTAAAGAAACTCGTCGGCCGTCCTGTTGGTTTGAACCTTGAACCCGTGGACCTGTCTGCAGAGAAGCTCGAGACATTAAATGAGCTGCCGGAGGGCCGGATAGCAACAGAGCGCTCTTTAAAGCGCGCGAAAGAGCTTGGCTTCGACTTCGTCTGCCTGACAGGAAATCCGAAGACAGGGGTTTCCAACCCCGAAATCCAGAAGGCGATCGCAGTTACCCGGGAAGTTTTCGGTCCTGAAGGTCTGATCATCGCCGGGAAAATGCATGGCGCCGGCGTTGCAGGCGAAACCGGCAGCACGATTATGAACGAAGATACTCTGCACGGCTTCATCGAGGCGGGAGCAGATATCATCCTGATTCCGTCACCTGGAACCGTCCCTGGTTTCTCGGTCGAAAAAACGGCCAAGCTCGTTGATATCGTCCATGAAAAAGGAGCCCTGGCCATCCTTACTACCGGGACAAGCCAGGAAGGATCCGACGAAGCGACAGTCCGCCAAATTGCCCTCAACAGCAAAATGGCCGGCGCGGACCTTTACCATATCGGGGATGCCGGCGCGAACGGCATCGCCCTCCCGGAAAATATCATGGCCTACTCCATCGTCGTCCGCGGCAAACGCCACACCTATATCAGAATGGCTGCTTCGGTAAGGAGATAG
- the eno gene encoding phosphopyruvate hydratase, translating into MPFITDVYAREVLDSRGNPTVEVEVFTESGAFGRALVPSGASTGEYEAVELRDGDKGRYLGKGVLKAVENVNDLIAPELIGEYSVLDQVGVDQALIDLDGTENKGKLGANAILGVSMAVAHAAADYLDIPLYQYLGGFNSKQLPVPMMNIVNGGEHADNNVDIQEFMVMPVGAPNFREALRMGAEIFHSLKSVLKEKGLNTAVGDEGGFAPNLGSNEEALQTIVAAIEKAGYKPGEEVMLAMDAASSEFYNKEDGKYHLSGEGVVKTSEEMVDWYEEMSSKYPIISIEDGLDENDWEGHKLLTERLGGKVQLVGDDLFVTNTKKLSQGIEQGVGNSILIKVNQIGTLTETFDAIEMAKRAGYTAVISHRSGETEDSTIADIAVATNAGQIKTGAPSRTDRVAKYNQLLRIEDQLGETAQYLGLKSFYNLKK; encoded by the coding sequence ATGCCATTTATTACTGATGTATATGCGCGCGAAGTCCTTGATTCCCGCGGTAACCCAACTGTTGAAGTAGAAGTTTTCACTGAATCCGGCGCATTCGGCCGCGCACTTGTTCCAAGCGGTGCGTCCACTGGTGAATACGAGGCTGTCGAGCTTCGTGACGGCGACAAAGGCCGCTACCTTGGAAAAGGCGTCCTGAAAGCAGTCGAGAACGTCAACGACCTTATCGCCCCTGAACTAATCGGCGAATACAGCGTCCTTGACCAGGTTGGCGTTGACCAAGCGCTGATCGATCTTGACGGTACCGAAAACAAAGGAAAGCTAGGCGCGAACGCGATTCTTGGCGTTTCCATGGCAGTCGCGCACGCAGCGGCGGACTACCTTGACATCCCGCTTTACCAATACCTTGGCGGCTTTAACTCCAAGCAGCTTCCAGTTCCGATGATGAACATCGTCAACGGTGGCGAGCATGCTGACAACAACGTCGACATCCAGGAATTCATGGTCATGCCTGTAGGAGCGCCAAACTTCCGTGAAGCACTTCGCATGGGTGCGGAAATTTTCCATAGCCTGAAATCAGTTTTGAAAGAAAAAGGCTTGAACACAGCTGTTGGTGACGAAGGCGGTTTCGCTCCGAATCTTGGTTCGAACGAAGAAGCGCTGCAAACAATCGTTGCGGCAATCGAAAAAGCCGGCTACAAGCCAGGCGAAGAAGTCATGCTTGCAATGGATGCGGCTTCCTCCGAGTTCTATAACAAAGAAGATGGTAAATACCATCTTTCCGGCGAAGGCGTTGTGAAAACTTCTGAAGAAATGGTTGATTGGTACGAAGAAATGTCTTCCAAGTACCCAATCATTTCGATCGAAGACGGTCTTGACGAAAACGACTGGGAAGGCCACAAGCTATTGACCGAGCGCCTTGGCGGCAAAGTCCAGCTTGTCGGTGATGACCTATTCGTAACAAATACGAAGAAGCTGTCCCAAGGAATCGAGCAGGGCGTTGGTAACTCCATCCTGATCAAAGTGAACCAAATCGGTACACTCACTGAAACTTTCGACGCAATCGAAATGGCGAAGCGTGCTGGCTACACAGCAGTCATCTCCCACCGTTCCGGTGAAACAGAAGATTCGACTATCGCTGATATCGCCGTTGCGACAAACGCTGGCCAAATCAAGACAGGCGCTCCGTCCCGCACAGACCGCGTCGCGAAATACAACCAGCTCCTTCGCATCGAGGACCAGCTTGGCGAAACTGCCCAGTACCTCGGCCTGAAGAGCTTCTACAACTTGAAAAAATAA
- the gpmI gene encoding 2,3-bisphosphoglycerate-independent phosphoglycerate mutase yields the protein MKKSPVALIILDGFGLRGERYGNAVAQAKKPNFERFWNEYPHAQLKACGEAVGLPEGQMGNSEVGHLNIGAGRIVYQSLTRVNIAIREGEFAENETFNGAMEHVNKTGGALHLFGLLSDGGVHSHIDHMFALLKLAADKGVKKVFLHAFLDGRDVGPQTAGKYIEEALEKIKEYGVGQFATISGRYYSMDRDKRWDRVEKAYRAMVYGDGPKYSNPMEVVEDSYQHGIFDEFVLPSVITDDKGEPVGKIKDNDAVIFYNFRPDRAIQISNTFTNEDFRAFDRGPDQPKNLYFVCMTHFSETVDGYVAFKPTNLDNTLGEVLAQNKMKQLRIAETEKYPHVTFFMSGGREEKFPGEERILINSPKVATYDLQPEMSAYEVTDALLKEIEADKFDCILLNFANPDMVGHSGMLEPTVKAIETVDECLGKIVDLLLQKGGTAIITADHGNADEVVTLEGNPMTAHTTNPVPVIVTKNGVELREDGILGDLAPTILDLLGVGQPKEMTGKTLLKK from the coding sequence ATGAAGAAATCACCAGTAGCATTAATTATCCTTGACGGTTTCGGCCTTCGCGGCGAACGTTACGGAAATGCGGTGGCACAGGCAAAAAAACCGAACTTCGAACGATTTTGGAATGAGTATCCACATGCCCAGCTCAAGGCTTGCGGGGAAGCTGTCGGCCTTCCTGAAGGGCAGATGGGCAACTCTGAAGTCGGACACTTGAACATTGGTGCTGGCAGAATCGTCTACCAAAGCCTGACTAGGGTGAATATCGCGATCCGTGAAGGTGAATTTGCTGAAAACGAAACCTTTAACGGCGCGATGGAGCATGTCAATAAAACTGGCGGTGCGCTGCATTTGTTCGGCCTTTTGTCAGACGGCGGAGTCCACAGCCATATTGACCATATGTTCGCGCTTCTGAAGCTGGCTGCCGATAAAGGCGTCAAGAAAGTCTTTCTTCACGCCTTCCTTGACGGCCGCGATGTCGGCCCACAGACAGCCGGGAAGTATATTGAAGAAGCACTTGAGAAAATCAAAGAATACGGCGTCGGTCAATTCGCGACCATCTCGGGCCGCTATTACTCAATGGACCGTGACAAGCGCTGGGACCGTGTTGAAAAAGCGTACCGAGCAATGGTTTACGGAGACGGACCGAAGTATTCCAATCCGATGGAAGTAGTCGAAGACTCCTACCAGCACGGGATTTTCGATGAGTTCGTCCTTCCATCCGTCATTACTGATGATAAGGGAGAGCCGGTTGGCAAAATTAAGGACAATGACGCGGTCATTTTCTATAATTTCAGGCCGGACCGGGCCATCCAGATTTCAAATACATTTACGAATGAAGATTTCCGCGCCTTTGACCGCGGCCCGGACCAACCGAAAAATCTTTATTTTGTCTGCATGACCCACTTCAGCGAGACGGTTGACGGCTACGTGGCATTCAAGCCTACGAATCTGGACAACACGCTTGGTGAAGTGCTTGCGCAAAACAAAATGAAGCAGCTTCGGATCGCCGAAACGGAAAAATATCCGCACGTCACGTTCTTCATGAGTGGTGGCCGGGAAGAAAAATTCCCTGGTGAGGAGCGGATTCTCATTAACTCGCCGAAAGTCGCAACCTACGACTTGCAGCCGGAGATGAGCGCTTACGAAGTGACCGATGCGCTTTTGAAAGAAATTGAAGCGGACAAGTTCGACTGCATCCTGCTGAATTTCGCGAATCCGGATATGGTCGGCCACTCAGGCATGCTCGAGCCGACCGTCAAGGCGATTGAAACCGTTGACGAATGCCTCGGCAAGATTGTCGACCTGCTTTTGCAAAAAGGCGGAACGGCCATCATCACAGCGGATCACGGAAATGCCGACGAAGTCGTCACCCTCGAAGGCAACCCGATGACCGCGCATACGACAAATCCGGTTCCCGTCATCGTTACAAAGAATGGCGTGGAACTCCGTGAAGACGGCATTCTTGGCGATTTGGCACCGACGATCCTCGACCTGCTCGGAGTCGGGCAGCCGAAGGAAATGACCGGGAAGACACTGCTGAAGAAGTAA
- the tpiA gene encoding triose-phosphate isomerase, whose amino-acid sequence MRKPIIAGNWKMHKTVSEAKSFIEEVKGLVPESDEMESVICATALFLQTLVEETEGSNLKIGAQNMHFEEKGAFTGEVSPVALADLGVNYVILGHSERREMFNETDEGVNKKTLAAFKHNLVPIVCCGETLEQRENGETNDFVGSQIEKALEGLSEEQVKQTVIAYEPIWAIGTGKSSTAEDANEVCAHIRKVVADKFSQEAAEAVRIQYGGSVKPENIGEYMGQPDIDGALVGGASLETQSFLQLLEAGK is encoded by the coding sequence ATGCGGAAACCGATTATTGCGGGAAACTGGAAAATGCATAAGACAGTATCGGAAGCGAAAAGCTTTATTGAGGAAGTAAAAGGCCTGGTTCCGGAAAGTGATGAAATGGAATCAGTTATTTGCGCCACAGCATTGTTTTTACAAACATTGGTTGAGGAAACAGAAGGCTCCAATCTTAAAATCGGCGCGCAAAATATGCATTTTGAAGAGAAAGGCGCTTTCACAGGGGAAGTCAGCCCCGTTGCCCTTGCCGACCTTGGCGTAAATTATGTCATCCTCGGCCATTCTGAGCGCCGCGAAATGTTCAATGAAACAGACGAAGGCGTCAACAAAAAGACCCTTGCTGCTTTCAAGCACAATCTCGTTCCGATTGTGTGCTGTGGCGAAACGCTGGAACAGCGCGAAAACGGTGAAACAAACGATTTCGTTGGCAGCCAGATTGAAAAGGCGCTAGAAGGATTATCAGAAGAACAAGTGAAACAGACAGTCATTGCATATGAACCGATTTGGGCAATCGGCACTGGAAAATCATCAACAGCTGAAGACGCGAACGAAGTGTGTGCCCATATCCGTAAAGTTGTTGCCGACAAGTTTTCGCAGGAAGCCGCGGAAGCAGTCCGTATCCAATATGGCGGCAGCGTAAAGCCCGAAAATATTGGCGAATACATGGGGCAGCCGGATATCGACGGAGCGCTCGTCGGCGGCGCCAGCCTTGAAACTCAGTCGTTCCTTCAGCTTTTGGAGGCAGGTAAATAA
- a CDS encoding phosphoglycerate kinase, with the protein MNKKTLKDVDVKGKRVFCRVDFNVPMQDGQITDETRIRAALPTIQYLMEQGAKVVLASHFGRPKGKVVEEMRLAPVGERLGKLLGKNVLTADEAYGDSVKKQIDGMNEGDVLLLENVRFYPGEEKNDPELAKEFASLADIYVNDAFGAAHRAHASTEGIAHYLPAVAGFLMEKEIEVLGKALSNPERPFTAIIGGAKVKDKIGVIENLLEKVDHLIIGGGLAYTFVKAQGHEIGKSLLEEDKIDLAKSFMEKAKEKGVSFHMPVDAVIADDFSPDANSKVVSIEEIPSDWEALDIGPKTAELYADVIKSSKLVIWNGPMGVFEFDKFAQGTKAVAEALADSEGTYSVIGGGDSAAAVEKFGLADKMSHISTGGGASLEFMEGKELPGVVALNDK; encoded by the coding sequence ATGAACAAGAAGACGTTAAAAGATGTGGATGTAAAAGGCAAACGCGTATTTTGCCGGGTCGACTTCAACGTTCCGATGCAGGACGGCCAAATCACAGACGAAACAAGGATCCGCGCGGCACTGCCGACCATCCAGTATTTGATGGAGCAAGGCGCAAAGGTCGTCCTTGCCAGCCACTTCGGCCGCCCGAAAGGCAAAGTCGTTGAGGAAATGCGGCTCGCTCCTGTCGGCGAAAGGCTTGGCAAGCTTTTGGGCAAAAATGTCCTCACAGCTGATGAAGCTTACGGAGATTCAGTCAAAAAGCAAATCGACGGCATGAATGAAGGAGATGTCCTTCTTCTCGAAAACGTCCGTTTCTATCCAGGCGAAGAAAAGAATGACCCGGAGCTGGCAAAGGAATTTGCATCGCTTGCGGACATCTATGTAAATGACGCATTTGGCGCAGCGCACCGGGCGCACGCTTCAACAGAAGGAATTGCCCATTATCTGCCGGCAGTCGCAGGCTTCCTGATGGAAAAGGAAATCGAGGTGCTTGGCAAAGCCCTTTCGAATCCGGAGCGTCCGTTCACCGCTATTATCGGTGGCGCCAAAGTAAAGGACAAGATTGGCGTCATCGAAAACCTTCTTGAAAAAGTGGACCACCTAATCATCGGCGGCGGCTTGGCTTATACGTTCGTAAAAGCACAGGGCCATGAAATTGGCAAATCGCTGCTTGAGGAAGATAAAATCGATCTTGCAAAATCATTTATGGAAAAAGCGAAGGAAAAAGGCGTTTCGTTCCACATGCCGGTTGATGCCGTTATTGCGGATGATTTCTCACCGGATGCAAACTCCAAAGTCGTCTCTATCGAAGAAATCCCGTCAGACTGGGAAGCTCTTGACATTGGGCCGAAAACAGCCGAGCTGTATGCGGATGTCATTAAAAGCTCCAAGCTTGTCATCTGGAACGGGCCGATGGGCGTTTTCGAATTTGATAAATTCGCACAGGGAACGAAAGCAGTTGCCGAAGCTCTTGCTGATTCCGAAGGTACATATTCGGTCATCGGCGGTGGCGATTCTGCGGCAGCGGTCGAAAAATTTGGCCTTGCTGACAAGATGAGCCACATCTCAACAGGTGGCGGTGCCTCCCTTGAGTTCATGGAAGGTAAGGAACTTCCAGGCGTAGTCGCTTTGAATGATAAGTAA
- the gap gene encoding type I glyceraldehyde-3-phosphate dehydrogenase, with amino-acid sequence MALKVGINGFGRIGRNVFRAALNNPNIEIVAVNDLTDANMLAHLLKYDSVHGTLSEDVTVDGSNLVVGGKNVKVLAERDPAQLGWGDLGVEVVVESTGRFTKRDDAAKHLEAGAKKVIISAPASNEDITIVMGVNDEKYDPANHHVISNASCTTNCLAPFAKVLNDKFGIKRGMMTTVHSYTNDQQILDLPHKDYRRARAAAENIIPTTTGAAKAVALVLPELKGKLNGMAMRVPTPNVSVVDLVAELEKDVTADEVNQAMKEAAEGPLKGILAYNELPLVSTDYNGSRVSSTVDGLSTMVLDGNMVKILSWYDNEFGYSCRVVDLCEYIAEKGL; translated from the coding sequence ATGGCATTAAAAGTAGGTATTAACGGATTTGGACGTATTGGACGAAATGTATTCCGCGCCGCCCTTAACAACCCAAACATTGAAATCGTTGCTGTAAATGACCTCACGGATGCAAACATGCTTGCGCACCTTTTGAAATATGACTCAGTACACGGAACACTTTCCGAAGACGTAACCGTTGACGGTTCCAACCTTGTGGTCGGAGGCAAAAATGTAAAAGTTCTTGCTGAGCGCGACCCTGCACAGCTTGGCTGGGGAGACCTTGGCGTTGAAGTGGTTGTTGAATCAACAGGCCGTTTCACAAAGCGCGATGACGCTGCGAAGCACCTGGAAGCAGGCGCTAAGAAAGTCATCATTTCCGCTCCAGCTTCCAACGAAGATATCACTATCGTTATGGGTGTTAATGATGAGAAGTACGATCCTGCCAACCACCATGTTATTTCAAATGCTTCTTGTACAACAAACTGCCTAGCGCCTTTTGCAAAAGTACTTAACGATAAATTCGGCATCAAGCGCGGCATGATGACAACTGTACACTCTTATACAAATGACCAGCAAATCCTTGATTTACCGCATAAAGACTACCGTCGCGCGCGTGCAGCTGCAGAAAACATCATTCCAACTACAACTGGTGCGGCTAAAGCGGTTGCCCTTGTCCTTCCTGAACTGAAAGGCAAGCTGAACGGTATGGCAATGCGTGTTCCGACTCCGAACGTATCCGTTGTCGACCTTGTTGCCGAGCTTGAGAAAGACGTAACAGCAGATGAAGTCAACCAGGCAATGAAAGAAGCGGCTGAAGGTCCACTTAAGGGAATCCTTGCTTACAATGAACTACCGCTTGTTTCCACTGACTATAACGGAAGCAGGGTTTCTTCAACTGTTGACGGTCTGTCCACTATGGTTCTTGATGGAAACATGGTGAAGATTCTTTCCTGGTACGACAATGAGTTCGGCTATTCCTGCCGCGTTGTTGACCTGTGCGAATACATCGCCGAAAAAGGCCTCTAA